The Streptomyces sp. NBC_00597 DNA segment GGGAACTCCGAGGCCAGCGCCTCGCTCAGATCCGTCTGGGAGAGGTCGTACGAGGCCTCGTCGGCGGCGGCCAGCAGCACGCCCGGGTCCGGGTAGGGCCGGTGGGTGGCCACCCGCTGCGCCCAGCGCCGGCTCCCGCAGCAGTGCAGCAGGACGGCCTCGGCGGCTTCGGGGGACAGGGCGTTGAACAGCGCCAGTCCGGAACCGGGGGAAGGATCGCAGGAGCCGCGGGCCTGTGCCGGAAGGTGGCTGGACAGCGGGGGGCTCCTCGGGGCGTGACGCGGGTGTACCGCCACGCTAGCGACGGCGGGCGGGGTGTGTCGTACCCAATCAGAGGTTTTCACCCGGAAGTGAGCCGAAAGGATGACGGCGGCAGCGCCGGGAGCGGCGCGAACGCGCCGGGAGGGGGAGGCGGAAGACGACCGAGGCCGCCACCCCCCACAGGAGAGGCCCCGGTCGCCGTCCGTACGGGCTCGTGCGACAAGCCCGTACCCCTCTCAGCGCCGCGGGTGCGTTTTGTGTCACACCCCGCTTCGCGCATGCTTGGTTGCTCCCCGTACAACTCGTGGACGAAGGTACTTGAAAGCCGTAACGTGCTGATTTGCGCCACACGTACAGGACAGTGAACGGGTTGGGGACTTTGCTGGGGGACGACGCGGAGCTGACCGCCGCGGTGCTCGCGGCGCAGGGCGGCGACGAGAGCGGTTTCCGTACGGTGTACCGCGCCGTGCACCCACGCCTGCTCGGTTACGTACGCACGCTCGTCGGGGACGCCGACGCCGAAGACGTGACGTCCGAGGCCTGGCTGCAGATAGCCCGCGACCTCGACTCCTTCACCGGCGACGCAGACCGCTTCCGCGGCTGGGCCGCCCGGATCGGCCGCAATCGGGCCCTCGACCACATCCGCATGCGCGGGCGCCGCCCCGCCATCGGCGGCGACGAGACCGAGCTGACGGGTCGCGCCGCCGACAGCGACACCGCCGTCGAGGCCATGGAGGCCCTGTCGACCGGCAGGACCATGGCACTGATCGCCCAGCTTCCGCAGGACCAGGCCGAGGCCGTGGTGCTCCGGGTCGTCGTCGGGCTCGACGCCAAGAGCGCCGCGGAAACCCTGGGCAAGCGGCCCGGAGCGGTACGCACCGCAGCCCACCGGGGCTTGAAGAAGCTGGCCGAGCTGCTCTGCGCGGAGGGCGGCTTCGCGCCGGACCCGGATGCGGGCTCGGACGCGACGGGGCCGGTCGGCCATAATGCCGGTGGCCCGGCACGGGACGGCGGGGGCGGGAGGGATCTCGACGCCGTGCCCGCTCAGCGCGGCCGGGGCGGTGGCCTCGTGGAGAAAACCGGTGTGACGCATTCACGTTGGCGGACGCAGAAGGACATGTGATGGCCGACGAGCGCAACAGGTGGCTGGACCGGGCGGCGGCGGAACGAGTGCTGCGCGGCGGCCCGGCCGTACCTGGCGCCGACCCGCGCGCCCACGAAGCGGAAGCCCGGCTCCGGGCTGCCCTCGACATGCTGGCCGGGCCGCAGCCGCCCGCCGATGCGGAACTGCCCGGCGAGGCCGCCGCGCTGGCCGCCTTCCGCGCGGCCCGCGCCGGTGCGGCAACGACCGGGGCATCCGGTGCGGCCGGGGCGTCCGGGCCGAGCGGTGTCTTCGCACCGGTCGGCTTCGACGCCGCCCCCCTCGTGGAACTCGGCAGGATCATCCCGCTCGCCGCCCCCGTCCCCGCGCCCCGGCGCACCCGCCCCGTGCGGTTCGGGCTGGTGGCCGCGTTGGCCGGCGTCGCCGTCGGTGGCCTCGCGGTCGCCGCCGGGGCCGGCCTGCTGGACCGGGACACGCACGACACGGCGGGCCCCGCACCGGCGGTCTCCCTCAGCGCCGACACGAACCCGTCCCCGGCCGGTGGCACCGCGGGCCCGACGCCCGCACCCCAGCCGCGACCCGACCCGCTCCGCGGCACCGACGGAACGCAGCCCACCCCGGGCGGGCAGACTCCGGGCGCGGACTCGGGTGCGGCGCAGGGATTCGGGAACGGAACGGGAACCGGTCCGGACGCCTCCGGCGGCGCCGCGGACGCGGACGCCGGCGGCGGCAAGGACGTGAAGGACGGCAAGGACGCGCCCATGGGCGGGACCTCGTCGCTGAAGGACTCGGACAAGCAGACCCGGCTGAGAGCCGTCGACCTGTGCGAGGCCTACCGGTCGGGTCATATGACCTCCGACCGCCGCGACAAGCTCTCGAAGCTCGCACAGGGGCTGTCGCGCATCCCGCACTTCTGCGAGGCGCTGCTCGACGGGCCTCCCCCGAGCGCTTCCCCGAGCGTCCCTCGGACCTCGGACGACGGCAGCGACGTGCTCAAGGCGCCGACGTTCCTCCCGGCGAGCCCGGGCGTGTCCGCGCCCGCCCGCCTGCCGACGCGCTGACGGCCGTCGTTCGGGTGGTCCGTGCGCGCTCCGCGCGTGGGTTCCCGGCGGCAGGGCGAACGGCCTGTAACACTTTTCGAACCTGCGGCGCAGTACATAACGAGCCGACTGGTCATCGGCCGCGCATGAGCCGGGGTTCCCCCCGTACCCCTGGGCTCTGCGCACCCGGCGCGGGCGGGGTTCGTTCCCCCGGCCCTGCCCGCGCCCTTTACTTCCCAGACCGGATCACCGGGACCCGGTGATCACAGGGGCCCCGGGGTCACCGGGACCCCGGGATCGCCCGGCCCGCCAGTTCGGATCACCAGTAGACGACGACCTTGTCGCCCACCTGGACCTGCTCGAACAGCGCCGCGAGCTTGCCCTTGTCCCGGACGTTCACGCAGCCGTGCGAGGCGCCGGCGTAACCGCGGGCCGCGAAGTCGGCGGAGTAGTGCACCGCCTGGCCCTGGCTGAAGAACATCGAGTACGGCATCGGCGTGTGGTAGATCGTCGACGTCCAG contains these protein-coding regions:
- a CDS encoding RNA polymerase sigma factor → MLGDDAELTAAVLAAQGGDESGFRTVYRAVHPRLLGYVRTLVGDADAEDVTSEAWLQIARDLDSFTGDADRFRGWAARIGRNRALDHIRMRGRRPAIGGDETELTGRAADSDTAVEAMEALSTGRTMALIAQLPQDQAEAVVLRVVVGLDAKSAAETLGKRPGAVRTAAHRGLKKLAELLCAEGGFAPDPDAGSDATGPVGHNAGGPARDGGGGRDLDAVPAQRGRGGGLVEKTGVTHSRWRTQKDM